The following coding sequences lie in one Sphingobium sp. KCTC 72723 genomic window:
- a CDS encoding SDR family oxidoreductase has product MSFSIDQFRLDGKVAIVTGAGGRGNSIGRAYATGLAAAGAAVVVADLNEAGAQAVADEIIAAGGKAIAVGVDITQADQVAAMAQAAEAAFGGIDILVNNAALMLELGQLHVADVPVEQWNRIMTVNVTGALLCAQAVIPAMRARGGGRIINQVSGGAFPAISIYGVSKLALTGLTTTMARQLGKDGITANAIAPGNVTSEAGAALVPDGSPFAQFLAMSVCTRASGAPDELVGALLLLCSPAGAWITGQTIHVDGGWVLRP; this is encoded by the coding sequence ATGTCCTTTTCCATCGACCAGTTTCGCCTGGACGGCAAAGTCGCCATCGTCACCGGCGCTGGCGGGCGCGGCAACAGCATCGGGCGGGCCTATGCCACGGGCCTTGCGGCGGCAGGCGCGGCGGTCGTCGTCGCCGACCTGAACGAAGCGGGCGCGCAGGCCGTGGCGGACGAAATCATCGCGGCGGGGGGCAAGGCGATCGCGGTCGGGGTCGACATCACGCAGGCCGATCAGGTTGCGGCCATGGCGCAGGCGGCTGAGGCAGCGTTCGGCGGCATCGACATTCTGGTCAACAATGCCGCGCTGATGCTGGAACTGGGGCAATTGCATGTGGCCGACGTGCCGGTCGAACAATGGAACAGGATCATGACCGTCAATGTGACCGGCGCGCTCCTATGCGCGCAGGCAGTCATCCCGGCGATGCGGGCGCGGGGTGGCGGGCGGATCATCAATCAGGTGTCGGGTGGGGCGTTCCCCGCGATTTCCATCTATGGCGTCAGCAAGCTGGCGCTGACCGGCCTGACCACCACCATGGCGCGGCAATTGGGCAAGGACGGCATCACCGCCAACGCCATCGCGCCGGGCAATGTGACGAGCGAGGCAGGCGCGGCGCTGGTGCCGGACGGGTCGCCCTTTGCGCAGTTTCTGGCGATGTCGGTCTGCACCCGCGCCAGCGGCGCGCCGGACGAACTGGTCGGCGCGCTGCTGCTGCTCTGTTCGCCCGCAGGCGCGTGGATCACCGGACAGACGATCCATGTCGATGGCGGATGGGTGCTGCGCCCCTGA
- a CDS encoding LuxR C-terminal-related transcriptional regulator, translated as MAAGNVAPDAHIVEAATLDRAVAASAASDLLLILLDLKMPGSAGFSGVALLHAERPSVPILVVSSAEAQVAAPEARRYGAVGFIGKDQDLSVIEDAIAAALAGDHPAPAILIHDEIDAMAGKVASLTPTQLRVLLGVLDGQLNKQIAWELGVAESTIKSHMTTVLAKLGVQNRTQAALAARALGLGADR; from the coding sequence ATGGCGGCGGGCAATGTCGCGCCCGACGCGCATATCGTGGAGGCCGCCACGCTCGACCGGGCGGTGGCGGCGTCGGCGGCCAGCGATCTGCTGCTCATCCTGCTCGACCTCAAAATGCCCGGATCGGCGGGCTTTTCCGGCGTCGCCCTGCTCCACGCCGAACGCCCCTCGGTCCCCATCCTCGTCGTCTCCAGCGCAGAAGCGCAGGTCGCCGCCCCCGAAGCCCGGCGCTACGGGGCAGTCGGTTTCATCGGCAAGGATCAGGATCTGTCGGTCATAGAGGATGCCATCGCCGCCGCACTGGCGGGCGATCATCCCGCCCCCGCCATCCTCATCCATGACGAGATAGACGCCATGGCGGGCAAGGTCGCCTCGCTCACTCCCACCCAGTTGCGCGTGTTGCTGGGCGTGCTGGATGGGCAGCTTAACAAGCAGATTGCGTGGGAACTGGGCGTGGCGGAATCCACCATCAAATCGCATATGACGACGGTGCTGGCGAAACTCGGCGTCCAGAACCGCACCCAGGCCGCGCTGGCCGCCCGCGCGTTGGGTCTGGGCGCAGATCGCTAA
- a CDS encoding NAD(P)-dependent oxidoreductase — protein MKIGFIGLGSQGGPMAQRLCEAGHDMTLWARRAESLEPFRDGPAHVADSVAALGARCGIVAVCVVDDAGVEAMCADLIPAMAAGGIIIIHATVHPQTCVRLAEQAAARGIALVDAPVSGGGGGATAGTLTVMLGGCADAVATVTPVLRAFAGLIVHLGDVGAGQTAKLINNALMAAHMGLAHHALTAAAAMGVDRQALAALVKVSSGRSFGFDVYARQPDLAAFAHGARLLAKDVRLLGEVTGDTADYAALQGAAQPYLDHVADSHNLQPE, from the coding sequence ATGAAGATCGGCTTTATCGGGCTGGGCAGTCAGGGCGGGCCGATGGCGCAGCGATTGTGCGAGGCCGGGCATGACATGACGCTGTGGGCGCGGCGGGCAGAGAGCCTGGAGCCGTTTCGCGATGGCCCTGCCCATGTCGCAGACAGTGTCGCGGCGCTGGGTGCGCGATGCGGGATCGTGGCGGTGTGCGTGGTGGACGATGCGGGGGTGGAGGCCATGTGCGCCGACCTGATCCCGGCGATGGCGGCCGGTGGCATCATCATCATCCATGCGACGGTGCATCCGCAAACATGCGTTCGGCTGGCGGAACAGGCCGCAGCGCGCGGCATCGCACTGGTCGATGCGCCGGTCAGTGGCGGCGGTGGCGGCGCGACGGCGGGAACGCTGACGGTGATGCTGGGCGGCTGCGCCGACGCAGTGGCGACCGTGACGCCAGTGCTGCGCGCCTTTGCCGGGCTGATCGTCCATCTGGGCGATGTCGGTGCGGGGCAGACCGCAAAGCTGATCAACAATGCGCTGATGGCCGCGCATATGGGGCTGGCGCACCATGCTTTGACCGCCGCCGCCGCCATGGGCGTGGACCGGCAGGCGCTGGCCGCGTTGGTGAAGGTGAGCAGCGGGCGCAGTTTCGGGTTCGACGTCTATGCCCGCCAGCCCGATCTGGCCGCCTTTGCCCATGGTGCGCGCCTGCTGGCCAAGGATGTGCGCCTGCTGGGCGAAGTGACCGGCGATACCGCCGACTATGCCGCGTTGCAGGGCGCGGCCCAACCCTATCTCGACCATGTCGCCGACAGCCACAACCTTCAACCGGAGTAA
- a CDS encoding PAS domain-containing hybrid sensor histidine kinase/response regulator, with translation MSAPFAMAILYMALMFGGTALAHRYRHRLHGSSWRIYAYTLAFAVYCTSWTYFGAVGSAATGGWAFLPIYLGPILLMAFGGRFLRRLNVEVHKEGATSISDFIASRFEKSRSVAALVTMIALFGTIPYIALQLRSVALSFALVSGTPESTGPLFGAAAMLALFAILFGARRYQVAGQNEAILFAVAFESILKLGAIFLVSGLSLWLLWQVPSERIMAELTPFRAHFALGNLDADFFVTTLVSMLAIMCLPRHFFISVMEARDPDDIMKARWGFIAYLVLTMLAVLPIAAAGVAMLEPGAMPDLFVISLPRQLGFGTVTMIVFLGGLSAAVAMVVTETVAISSMISNDLFAPLLLRRSGGDVHVGERLLWIRRSAIIALMAAAAVYAMVTPSTTQLAAVGIIAFVAIAQCAPALILAVWRTNNDAMAGRASLITGFLLWFVLLFVPAISGVDMIALPTFAHASPVASGAIISLGGNLIAYLLVSARKVGGSGIGGGLIGQRGIAAISTVEALEALVVRFVGADAAAQAFGADSDPVRPIDRASARTAERLIGSVVGASSARAIMASAISGQGMGLTEVTQMLDASGQSLHFSQGLLAATLENIDIGVSVVDRDLRLVAWNSRYLELFKYPPGMVRIGVPIADLIGFNAQRGDCGPGAVEDHVSRRMEHLRSRSLHSFERHRADGRVIKTVGGPMPDGGYVMSFTDITIEAQARAATETARRDLEQAVVARTAELSDVNAQLARAMMDKTRFLAAASHDLLQPLHAAMLFSAALRRRLAEPEQAMLSRLDRSIEGANDLLRALLDISKLDAGGVMPQPVRFAVRPLLVDLVENFQPLAAEKGLRLAIGPGDGWVECDRTLLRSIMQNFLANAVRYTEAGGVVVAARRRGDCLRLEVHDSGIGIPPDKLSAIFREFERLGQGSETGIGLGLAIVERSAPLVGGTVMVQSVVGRGSCFAITLPMVMEGGGRAPALAPPASAIAPRRLLVVDDDPANRDAMRAVLEGLGHDCVTAAGEADAMADGGPFDGALVDFHLGSGGDGIDLIDRLRVRKPDLPVALVTAERGQAVLDRAQARDVAVLSKPLGVVALNQWIAARTQPMG, from the coding sequence ATGTCTGCGCCATTTGCCATGGCAATCCTCTATATGGCGCTGATGTTCGGCGGGACGGCGCTGGCGCATCGCTATCGCCACCGGCTGCACGGGTCGTCCTGGCGGATCTATGCCTATACGCTGGCCTTTGCGGTCTATTGCACCAGTTGGACCTATTTCGGCGCGGTCGGCAGCGCCGCGACCGGGGGATGGGCGTTTCTGCCCATCTATCTTGGCCCGATATTGCTGATGGCGTTCGGCGGGCGCTTCCTGCGCCGGTTGAACGTGGAAGTGCATAAGGAAGGCGCGACGTCCATTTCGGATTTCATCGCGTCGCGCTTTGAAAAGAGCCGGTCGGTCGCCGCACTGGTGACGATGATCGCGCTGTTCGGGACGATCCCCTATATCGCGCTGCAATTGCGGTCGGTGGCGCTGAGTTTTGCGCTGGTGTCGGGAACGCCCGAAAGCACCGGGCCACTGTTCGGCGCGGCGGCGATGCTGGCGCTGTTCGCCATCCTGTTCGGCGCGCGCCGTTATCAGGTGGCGGGGCAGAATGAGGCGATCCTGTTTGCCGTCGCGTTTGAATCCATCCTGAAACTGGGCGCGATATTCCTGGTGTCAGGCCTGTCGCTATGGCTGTTGTGGCAGGTGCCGTCGGAACGGATCATGGCGGAACTCACGCCGTTTCGCGCGCATTTTGCGCTGGGCAATCTGGACGCCGACTTTTTCGTGACGACATTGGTGTCGATGCTGGCGATAATGTGCCTGCCGCGCCATTTCTTCATCAGCGTGATGGAAGCGCGCGACCCCGACGACATCATGAAAGCGCGCTGGGGCTTTATCGCCTATCTGGTGCTGACCATGCTGGCGGTGCTGCCGATTGCGGCGGCAGGCGTTGCGATGCTGGAACCCGGCGCGATGCCGGACCTGTTCGTCATCAGCCTGCCCCGGCAACTGGGTTTCGGCACGGTGACGATGATCGTGTTTCTGGGTGGATTGTCGGCGGCAGTCGCCATGGTCGTGACCGAAACGGTGGCGATTTCCAGCATGATTTCCAACGATCTGTTCGCGCCGCTGTTGCTGCGCCGGTCGGGTGGCGACGTGCATGTGGGCGAACGGTTGTTGTGGATAAGGCGCAGCGCGATCATCGCGTTGATGGCGGCCGCTGCGGTCTATGCGATGGTGACGCCGTCCACCACGCAACTGGCGGCGGTCGGCATAATCGCGTTCGTGGCGATCGCCCAATGCGCGCCTGCGCTGATCCTGGCGGTATGGCGCACGAATAATGACGCGATGGCGGGGCGGGCCAGCCTGATCACCGGATTCCTGCTGTGGTTCGTGCTGCTGTTCGTCCCCGCGATCAGCGGCGTGGATATGATCGCCCTGCCCACATTCGCCCATGCCAGTCCGGTCGCGTCGGGCGCGATCATCAGCCTGGGCGGCAATCTGATCGCCTATCTGCTGGTGTCGGCGCGCAAGGTCGGGGGGAGCGGGATCGGCGGCGGGCTGATCGGCCAGCGGGGTATTGCCGCGATTTCGACCGTCGAGGCGCTGGAGGCGCTGGTGGTGCGGTTCGTGGGGGCGGATGCGGCGGCGCAGGCATTCGGCGCGGACAGCGACCCGGTGCGACCGATCGACCGGGCGAGCGCGCGCACGGCGGAACGGCTGATCGGCAGCGTGGTGGGCGCGTCATCGGCACGGGCGATCATGGCATCGGCGATTTCGGGTCAGGGCATGGGGCTGACCGAAGTGACCCAGATGCTGGATGCGTCCGGGCAATCACTGCATTTTTCGCAAGGGTTGCTGGCCGCGACGCTGGAAAATATCGACATCGGCGTCAGCGTGGTGGACCGCGACCTGCGGCTGGTGGCGTGGAACAGCCGCTATCTGGAACTGTTCAAATATCCGCCCGGCATGGTCCGCATCGGCGTGCCGATCGCCGACCTGATCGGGTTCAATGCGCAGCGCGGCGATTGTGGGCCGGGCGCGGTGGAGGATCATGTGTCGCGCCGGATGGAACATCTGCGCAGTCGCAGCCTGCACAGTTTCGAGCGGCACCGGGCCGATGGCCGCGTGATCAAGACAGTCGGCGGGCCGATGCCCGATGGCGGCTATGTCATGTCCTTTACCGACATCACGATCGAGGCGCAGGCGCGGGCGGCGACCGAAACGGCGCGGCGCGACCTGGAACAGGCGGTGGTCGCGCGGACCGCAGAACTGTCCGACGTTAACGCACAACTGGCGCGCGCGATGATGGACAAGACGCGCTTTCTGGCGGCAGCGAGCCATGACCTGTTGCAGCCGCTGCACGCCGCGATGCTGTTTTCCGCTGCGCTGCGCCGCAGGTTGGCGGAGCCGGAGCAGGCGATGCTGTCGCGGCTGGACCGATCGATCGAGGGGGCCAACGACCTGTTGCGCGCGCTGCTCGACATATCGAAGCTGGATGCGGGCGGGGTGATGCCGCAGCCGGTGCGCTTTGCGGTGCGGCCCTTGCTGGTCGATCTGGTCGAGAATTTCCAGCCATTGGCGGCGGAGAAGGGACTGCGGCTGGCGATCGGGCCGGGCGACGGGTGGGTCGAGTGCGACCGGACGCTGTTGCGGTCGATCATGCAGAATTTCCTGGCCAATGCGGTGCGTTATACCGAAGCCGGCGGCGTGGTGGTGGCGGCGCGCAGGCGGGGCGATTGCCTGCGGCTGGAAGTGCATGACAGCGGCATCGGCATTCCGCCCGACAAGCTGAGCGCGATCTTTCGCGAGTTCGAGCGGCTGGGGCAAGGGAGCGAGACGGGGATCGGGCTGGGGCTGGCGATCGTGGAGCGATCCGCGCCGCTGGTGGGCGGGACGGTCATGGTGCAGTCGGTCGTCGGACGCGGGAGTTGCTTTGCGATTACGCTGCCGATGGTGATGGAAGGCGGGGGCCGCGCCCCTGCCCTTGCGCCACCCGCCAGCGCCATCGCGCCGCGCCGGTTGCTGGTGGTCGATGACGACCCGGCCAATCGGGACGCGATGCGCGCCGTGCTGGAAGGGTTGGGCCATGATTGCGTCACGGCAGCGGGCGAGGCGGACGCGATGGCGGATGGGGGGCCGTTTGACGGGGCGCTGGTGGATTTCCACCTCGGCAGCGGCGGCGATGGCATCGACCTGATCGACAGGTTGCGGGTGCGTAAGCCTGACCTGCCGGTGGCGCTGGTGACGGCGGAACGGGGGCAAGCGGTGCTGGACCGGGCGCAGGCGCGGGATGTGGCGGTGTTGTCCAAGCCGCTGGGCGTAGTGGCGCTGAACCAGTGGATCGCGGCGCGGACGCAGCCGATGGGGTGA
- a CDS encoding SDR family NAD(P)-dependent oxidoreductase encodes MTPASMAGKVALVTGAASGLGQASAILLAGLGARVWMVDINADGLADTAARIASDGGDAQVHATDLTEPENCAAAVAAVIATDGRLDALCNVAGRMSFVHTPQMSARDYGLTMAINLHAPFHLCQAAIPHLLKADGTIVNVTSTAAFVGQAYLAAYCASKAGLTHMTKALAMEYMHQPIRINAVAPGGMMTGIVTGMTMPPDIDRTLIDRFSGLRGLVEVEEVAQVIAYLASPAARGFHGACINMDRGITAG; translated from the coding sequence ATGACCCCCGCGTCTATGGCGGGCAAGGTCGCGCTGGTGACCGGCGCGGCGTCCGGGCTGGGGCAGGCGAGCGCGATCCTGCTGGCCGGGCTGGGCGCGCGGGTGTGGATGGTCGACATCAATGCCGACGGGCTGGCCGATACTGCCGCGCGGATCGCGTCAGATGGCGGCGATGCGCAGGTTCATGCGACCGACCTGACCGAGCCGGAGAATTGCGCGGCGGCGGTGGCGGCGGTCATTGCCACGGACGGGCGGCTGGACGCGCTGTGCAATGTCGCGGGGCGCATGAGTTTCGTGCATACGCCGCAAATGTCGGCGCGCGATTACGGGCTGACCATGGCGATCAATCTGCACGCGCCCTTTCATCTGTGCCAGGCTGCGATCCCCCACTTGCTGAAAGCTGACGGCACGATCGTCAATGTGACCTCCACCGCTGCCTTTGTGGGCCAGGCCTATCTGGCAGCCTATTGCGCCAGCAAGGCAGGACTGACGCATATGACCAAGGCGCTGGCGATGGAATATATGCATCAGCCGATCCGCATCAACGCGGTCGCGCCGGGCGGGATGATGACCGGCATCGTCACCGGCATGACCATGCCGCCGGACATCGACCGAACGCTGATCGACCGTTTTTCGGGGCTGCGCGGATTGGTGGAGGTGGAGGAAGTGGCGCAGGTGATCGCCTATCTCGCCTCCCCCGCTGCTAGGGGATTTCATGGCGCGTGCATCAACATGGATCGCGGCATCACCGCAGGCTGA